From Streptomyces sp. NBC_01460, a single genomic window includes:
- a CDS encoding condensation domain-containing protein — MSDALATRLAALSPEQRARLRAALPQQGPDTGELTPGQLRLWQVHHQVDGRPVDVVCQAVRLTGAPVDLGLLAERVRGFAAAHEALRTTFETSGDGTVRRVVHRELAPRLSRIRCADEAEAHAVAGRLAAEPFDLAAGPLLRVALAEGPAPGLAWVLVAVHNLVFDAWSFELLLDELARETGAAAPSRPFGAFVRDQASWLRGPDGRAGAAHWAAETADAPAPLPTDRPRGEQTPRTGGRVGFTLPASVADAVAASAKREAATAYTGWLAVAWAAFAEFGGTEDTLLGTFTTGRNRPGTDTVVGYLLNVLPVRLRNSGTGSHRDRVRAVRTATRAGLKHASYPGELIDAGRRVAGTHPLFDAVFVFDNLGADERRIQGAEVATADLDKGTARFDLTLAVYPGPDGVAGWLEFDTGLYDEATVRRLAERFTALAHTAAQEADQ, encoded by the coding sequence ATGAGTGACGCGCTCGCGACCCGCCTCGCGGCCCTCAGCCCGGAGCAACGCGCCCGGCTCCGCGCCGCCCTGCCGCAGCAGGGTCCGGACACCGGTGAGCTGACACCGGGCCAGCTGCGCCTGTGGCAGGTGCACCACCAGGTGGACGGCCGCCCGGTCGACGTGGTGTGCCAGGCCGTCCGGCTCACCGGAGCACCGGTCGACCTCGGCCTCCTGGCCGAGCGGGTGCGCGGCTTCGCGGCCGCCCACGAGGCGCTGCGCACGACCTTCGAGACCTCCGGTGACGGCACGGTGCGCCGCGTCGTCCACCGGGAGCTGGCGCCCCGCCTCTCCCGGATCCGCTGCGCCGACGAGGCCGAGGCGCACGCCGTGGCCGGGCGGCTCGCGGCGGAGCCGTTCGACCTGGCCGCCGGGCCGCTGCTCAGGGTGGCCCTGGCCGAAGGGCCGGCACCCGGCCTGGCGTGGGTGCTGGTCGCCGTGCACAACCTGGTCTTCGACGCCTGGTCGTTCGAGCTGCTGCTCGACGAACTGGCCAGGGAGACCGGCGCGGCCGCCCCCTCCCGCCCGTTCGGCGCCTTCGTCCGCGACCAGGCGAGCTGGCTGCGGGGCCCCGACGGCCGGGCCGGCGCGGCCCACTGGGCGGCCGAGACCGCGGACGCCCCCGCACCGCTGCCGACGGACCGGCCCCGCGGCGAGCAGACCCCGCGGACCGGCGGGCGGGTCGGGTTCACCCTGCCGGCGTCCGTCGCCGACGCCGTCGCGGCGTCCGCGAAGAGGGAGGCCGCCACTGCCTACACGGGCTGGCTGGCCGTCGCCTGGGCCGCGTTCGCGGAGTTCGGCGGCACCGAGGACACCCTGCTCGGCACCTTCACCACGGGCCGGAACCGGCCGGGCACCGACACGGTCGTGGGCTACCTGCTCAACGTCCTGCCGGTACGGCTGCGGAACAGCGGCACCGGGTCCCACCGGGACCGGGTCCGCGCCGTGCGCACCGCCACCCGCGCCGGACTGAAGCACGCCTCGTACCCCGGCGAGCTGATAGACGCCGGCCGGCGCGTCGCCGGCACGCACCCGCTGTTCGACGCCGTCTTCGTCTTCGACAACCTCGGGGCGGACGAGCGGCGGATCCAGGGCGCCGAGGTCGCCACCGCCGACCTGGACAAGGGCACGGCGCGGTTCGACCTGACCCTCGCCGTCTACCCGGGCCCGGACGGGGTCGCCGGATGGCTGGAGTTCGACACCGGCCTCTACGACGAGGCCACCGTGCGCCGCCTCGCCGAGCGGTTCACGGCCCTGGCGCACACCGCGGCACAGGAGGCGGACCAGTGA
- a CDS encoding MupA/Atu3671 family FMN-dependent luciferase-like monooxygenase, which yields MDFSLIFFSGDEKNKYRFVLDAAKYADENGFTAIWTPERHFHRFGGLYPNPSVLGAGLAMTTQRLQIRAGSVILPLHSPIRVAEEWSVVDNLSRGRAGIALATGFSPVDFAINPTGWEDRRRRTFDAVTTLRELWEGAPVYVQDGLGNHVEVELHPQPVQPELPIWLTCSKSPETFEAAGRLGCNVLTALIDMTNEELEEKLALYFKTLQEYGHDPEGVTVTLMLHTFIGDDLDEVRETVREPFSDYLRSFFTVIDSQKKNLAPGAGVRDMTQSDQDQLIEFAFEKYFEKGALLGTPDSCGAVVDRFKGMGVTEIACLIDFGVDEDLVVESLSHLDELRRRYA from the coding sequence GTGGACTTCAGTCTGATCTTCTTCTCGGGAGACGAGAAGAACAAGTACCGGTTCGTCCTGGACGCGGCCAAGTACGCCGACGAGAACGGCTTCACCGCGATCTGGACGCCGGAACGGCACTTCCACCGGTTCGGCGGCCTGTACCCGAACCCGTCGGTGCTCGGGGCCGGCCTGGCCATGACCACCCAGCGTCTCCAGATCCGGGCCGGCAGCGTCATCCTCCCGCTGCACAGCCCGATCCGGGTCGCCGAGGAGTGGTCCGTCGTGGACAACCTCTCGCGGGGACGCGCCGGCATCGCCCTGGCGACCGGCTTCAGCCCGGTCGACTTCGCCATCAACCCGACGGGCTGGGAGGACCGGCGCCGCCGCACCTTCGACGCCGTCACCACCCTGCGCGAACTGTGGGAGGGGGCGCCGGTCTACGTACAGGACGGCCTGGGCAACCACGTCGAGGTGGAGCTGCACCCGCAGCCCGTCCAGCCCGAGCTGCCGATCTGGCTCACCTGCAGCAAGAGCCCGGAGACCTTCGAGGCCGCGGGCCGGCTCGGCTGCAACGTCCTGACCGCGCTCATCGACATGACCAACGAGGAGCTGGAGGAGAAGCTCGCGCTGTACTTCAAGACCCTCCAGGAGTACGGGCACGACCCGGAGGGCGTCACCGTCACGCTGATGCTCCACACCTTCATCGGGGACGACCTCGACGAGGTCCGCGAGACGGTCCGGGAGCCCTTCAGCGACTACCTGCGCTCCTTCTTCACCGTCATCGACTCGCAGAAGAAGAACCTCGCACCGGGCGCCGGCGTACGCGACATGACGCAGAGCGACCAGGACCAGCTGATCGAGTTCGCCTTCGAGAAGTACTTCGAGAAGGGGGCCCTGCTCGGCACCCCGGACTCCTGCGGCGCCGTCGTCGACCGGTTCAAGGGGATGGGCGTCACCGAGATCGCCTGCCTCATCGACTTCGGCGTCGACGAGGACCTCGTCGTGGAGAGCCTCAGCCACCTCGACGAGCTGCGCAGGCGGTACGCATGA
- a CDS encoding acyl carrier protein: MITARLCAPAYELGECADPVAELPELLADPAAAAELTAPAAGFHTYRWSDADVTELMALAVGRTLAEARVPGSDIDMVILATDSLPRDRTAHRDVAELLDGTGIDRATVVTMGLMDCATAMVAVGTAASYVRDGTARNVLVVTGDLADRATGGARIVAGGAAIASDAAASVLVSAAAPGLPVLGMAHHSAPELNLGGGPQQQLLSRITAHRALFARLGDRTGTGLGTVRSVLPSNFARNVLKLYLSEVGLGDRLSLGNVGRIAHCLGSDPLINLADRLAQEKDAPGGAAGDDSFVLFGAGVSHLAAVLLGAEPLPQWAEGVL, translated from the coding sequence GTGATCACCGCACGGCTGTGCGCCCCTGCCTACGAGCTCGGCGAGTGCGCCGATCCGGTGGCGGAGCTGCCCGAGCTGCTGGCCGACCCCGCGGCCGCCGCCGAACTCACCGCGCCCGCCGCCGGGTTCCACACCTACCGCTGGTCGGACGCCGACGTCACCGAGCTCATGGCCCTCGCCGTGGGACGCACGCTCGCCGAGGCACGGGTGCCGGGATCCGACATCGACATGGTGATCCTGGCGACGGACTCACTGCCGCGCGACCGCACCGCCCACCGGGACGTGGCCGAACTCCTCGACGGGACGGGCATCGACCGGGCGACCGTGGTCACGATGGGGCTCATGGACTGCGCCACGGCCATGGTCGCGGTGGGCACGGCGGCGTCCTACGTGCGCGACGGGACGGCCCGCAACGTCCTGGTGGTCACCGGTGACCTCGCCGACCGGGCGACCGGCGGGGCGCGGATCGTGGCCGGCGGTGCGGCGATCGCGAGCGACGCCGCGGCGTCGGTCCTGGTGTCCGCCGCCGCGCCCGGGCTCCCCGTCCTGGGCATGGCTCATCACTCGGCACCCGAACTGAACCTGGGCGGCGGGCCGCAGCAGCAGCTGCTGTCCCGGATCACCGCCCACCGCGCGCTGTTCGCACGCCTCGGTGACCGGACCGGAACGGGCCTCGGCACCGTGCGGTCCGTGCTGCCCAGCAACTTCGCCCGCAACGTCCTGAAGCTGTACCTCTCCGAGGTGGGACTCGGCGACAGGCTGTCGCTCGGCAACGTCGGCCGGATCGCCCACTGCCTCGGCAGCGATCCGCTGATCAACCTCGCGGACCGGCTGGCGCAGGAGAAGGACGCGCCGGGCGGGGCGGCGGGCGACGACTCGTTCGTCCTCTTCGGCGCGGGGGTCTCGCACCTCGCGGCCGTCCTGCTCGGCGCCGAGCCGCTGCCGCAGTGGGCGGAGGGGGTCCTGTGA
- a CDS encoding acyl-CoA dehydrogenase family protein, which yields MIDGATQAAPDGVRGGARWPEGRPGVVPDVPERLDAMADGLHAALATGTAVEYEQDSSPVFAALKRFRATTLLIPSACGGRGASAVEAVRFQVALGTLAPSAAIATTMHHYKIAALGRVAAAGDGRAAAILAELAEDAQLIASGGAESMPGRDLRSLGSHAVRGADGYRVTGLKRPCSLSTSMDTMSLMVELRAPDGTPEGYAQAFVDAHAQGLEREPFWQSPAFRAAESHAVRLNGVRVSRERVFPLLGEAGRRFATDCYTWFQLLISASYLGVACCLAEATPEERRAGSRAWTDAAAGIRRLEAVLTEAARAVDAGADAAGQLDAATRARDLVEDQLAGYGGQLLRAAGGGSFARTCFHALLAGSLNAIAFHPPQRGAREGIGLEDLAPDVRDRN from the coding sequence GTGATCGACGGCGCCACACAGGCCGCACCGGACGGTGTGCGGGGAGGGGCCCGGTGGCCGGAAGGCCGGCCCGGGGTCGTACCCGACGTCCCGGAGAGGCTCGACGCCATGGCGGACGGGCTGCACGCCGCGCTGGCGACCGGTACGGCGGTGGAGTACGAACAGGACTCAAGCCCCGTGTTCGCGGCGCTCAAGCGGTTCCGCGCCACCACCCTGCTGATCCCGTCGGCCTGCGGCGGCCGCGGGGCGTCGGCGGTGGAGGCGGTGCGCTTCCAGGTCGCGCTCGGCACGCTCGCGCCGTCCGCTGCCATCGCCACGACCATGCACCACTACAAGATCGCCGCGCTGGGCCGGGTGGCCGCCGCCGGTGACGGGCGGGCCGCCGCCATCCTCGCCGAACTCGCCGAGGACGCCCAGCTCATCGCCTCGGGCGGAGCCGAGTCGATGCCCGGACGCGACCTGCGGAGCCTGGGCAGCCACGCCGTGCGCGGCGCCGACGGATATCGCGTCACCGGCCTGAAGCGGCCCTGCTCGCTGTCCACCAGCATGGACACGATGTCGCTGATGGTGGAGCTGCGCGCGCCCGACGGAACGCCCGAGGGATACGCGCAGGCCTTCGTGGACGCCCACGCACAGGGGCTGGAGCGTGAACCGTTCTGGCAGAGCCCCGCCTTCCGGGCGGCGGAGAGCCACGCCGTGCGGCTGAACGGGGTCCGGGTTTCGCGGGAGCGGGTGTTCCCGCTGCTCGGGGAGGCCGGCCGCCGCTTCGCCACCGACTGCTACACCTGGTTCCAGCTGCTGATCAGCGCCTCCTACCTGGGCGTCGCCTGCTGTCTGGCCGAGGCCACCCCCGAGGAGCGGCGGGCCGGCTCCCGTGCCTGGACCGACGCGGCCGCGGGGATCCGCCGCCTCGAAGCCGTGCTGACCGAGGCGGCACGCGCGGTCGACGCGGGAGCCGACGCCGCCGGGCAGCTCGACGCCGCGACGCGCGCACGGGATCTCGTGGAGGACCAGCTGGCCGGGTACGGCGGTCAGCTGCTCCGCGCGGCGGGAGGCGGGTCGTTCGCCCGCACCTGCTTCCACGCCCTGCTCGCCGGCTCGCTCAACGCGATCGCCTTCCACCCGCCGCAGCGCGGCGCCCGCGAGGGCATCGGCCTGGAGGACCTGGCCCCGGACGTGAGGGATCGGAACTGA
- a CDS encoding MFS transporter, translating to MTQHLDDELTREDGSPRPAAPLPEAPAGAPARLSRRDRLILFVLCAAQFMIALDFSVLNVALPELGTDLGLGQAELQWAVTAFALPSGGFLLLFGRMGDLYGRRKLFLSGLALFGAASVLATFAWDPASFLAGRALQGVGAAAIVPTGMSLLTTTFPEGPLRDRALGISGTLLSLGFTTGMVLGGVLTDTLGWRSTMALLALFALIVLPLAPTLLSESRRPERPRLDVPGAVTVTGGLLALIYALSTAADRGFGGTDVIVALFAGVVLLAAFVLVESRTAEPLVSLPMLKRRTVAWGNLGGLITFSMMSTVVFAMTLYLQEVLELSAFQTGLVFGFQGTAAAVSGGFVPKVLGLLGARWTLVASLTGQGVSVAGLLVIGTESWSVWPAALCLALACVCNLGAIVSYGLTVTSGVPDEEQGLATGLVTSTQQVGITVGIPLLGVVATTTSDRLSGVHTVLAIDAAVVLATAALVAFGLGRARSVKS from the coding sequence ATGACCCAGCACCTCGACGACGAACTCACGCGTGAGGACGGCTCGCCCCGGCCCGCCGCGCCCCTCCCCGAAGCGCCCGCAGGGGCGCCCGCCCGGCTGTCCCGCCGGGACCGGCTGATCCTCTTCGTGCTGTGCGCCGCACAGTTCATGATCGCCCTCGACTTCTCCGTACTGAACGTGGCCCTGCCGGAGCTCGGTACGGACCTCGGCCTCGGACAGGCGGAGCTGCAGTGGGCGGTCACCGCGTTCGCCCTGCCCTCCGGCGGGTTCCTGCTGCTGTTCGGGCGGATGGGGGACCTGTACGGCCGCCGGAAGCTGTTCCTCTCCGGACTCGCCCTGTTCGGTGCGGCCTCGGTTCTCGCGACCTTCGCCTGGGACCCCGCCTCCTTCCTCGCCGGACGCGCCCTGCAGGGCGTCGGCGCGGCGGCGATCGTCCCGACCGGCATGTCGCTGCTGACCACCACGTTCCCCGAAGGCCCCCTGCGTGACCGGGCGCTGGGCATCAGCGGCACGCTGCTCTCCCTCGGCTTCACCACCGGGATGGTGCTGGGCGGCGTCCTGACCGACACCCTCGGCTGGCGCTCGACGATGGCGCTGCTCGCCCTGTTCGCCCTGATCGTCCTGCCGCTCGCCCCCACCCTGCTCAGCGAGTCCCGGCGGCCCGAGCGGCCCCGTCTGGACGTGCCGGGGGCCGTCACCGTCACCGGCGGTCTGCTCGCCCTGATCTACGCCCTGTCGACCGCCGCGGACCGGGGCTTCGGCGGGACCGACGTGATCGTGGCGCTCTTCGCGGGCGTGGTGCTCCTGGCGGCGTTCGTCCTGGTGGAGTCCCGGACGGCCGAACCGCTGGTCTCGCTGCCGATGCTGAAGCGCCGCACGGTGGCCTGGGGCAATCTGGGCGGTCTGATCACCTTCTCGATGATGAGCACCGTCGTCTTCGCCATGACCCTGTACCTCCAGGAGGTGCTGGAGCTCTCGGCGTTCCAGACCGGTCTGGTCTTCGGCTTCCAGGGCACGGCGGCCGCGGTGTCGGGCGGCTTCGTCCCCAAGGTCCTCGGCCTCCTGGGGGCCCGGTGGACCCTGGTCGCCTCCCTCACGGGGCAGGGCGTCTCCGTGGCCGGGCTGCTGGTCATCGGGACCGAGAGCTGGAGCGTGTGGCCGGCGGCGCTCTGCCTCGCGCTGGCCTGCGTCTGCAACCTCGGGGCGATCGTCTCCTACGGGCTGACGGTGACCTCCGGCGTGCCCGACGAGGAGCAGGGGCTCGCGACCGGACTGGTGACCTCCACCCAGCAGGTCGGCATCACCGTGGGCATCCCGCTGCTCGGCGTCGTGGCGACGACGACCTCGGACCGGCTGTCGGGCGTCCACACCGTGCTGGCGATCGACGCGGCGGTCGTCCTGGCCACGGCGGCCCTGGTCGCCTTCGGCCTGGGACGCGCCCGCTCCGTGAAGAGCTGA
- a CDS encoding class I adenylate-forming enzyme family protein — MDGRDAAVSAAGAPGAVYAAFRTVALDRPGATAVIGPDGSEATYATLLGAVEDAAGRLTEGLAPGEVLGLAAQDPLAFVTVYLAAAKLNTVTVLLDGRASTGQRARDARKFDLARLAVDGAGPGAFALEPAGAPRTGEHGYASDDFVVHCTSGSTGRPKGIVMSQAAVLARVRLWAGETELVPADVVLCALPLWHCHGIDVLTLPALLTGATVVFAHGGRLTGRGLARCVQRHAITVMSGLPVMYRMLTEARGVPATALGSLRLAVSGSAPLATDTQESFLGHYGLPLRQVYGLSEIAVICFDRDYAGNGSIGRPIAGVEYRLDPVRSPEAAAGPAYELSVRGPALARGYYRDAEATAEMFEDGWLRTRDLVRVEPEGWYVLGRHAAFINVAGEKVGPLEVEDALRACPGVLDCAVVGVPDLRTTERVAALLVTGPEFDPDATRRRLGERLRSCQLPQRYEFAAALPRTALGKTDYAAVRELLDTEERDAT, encoded by the coding sequence ATGGACGGGCGTGACGCGGCGGTGTCCGCGGCAGGAGCCCCCGGCGCGGTGTACGCCGCGTTCCGGACCGTCGCCCTCGACCGGCCCGGTGCGACGGCCGTCATCGGTCCCGACGGGTCGGAGGCGACGTACGCGACGCTGCTCGGCGCGGTCGAGGACGCGGCCGGGCGGCTCACGGAGGGGCTCGCCCCCGGCGAGGTCCTCGGCCTCGCGGCCCAGGACCCGTTGGCCTTCGTCACCGTCTACCTGGCCGCCGCCAAGCTGAACACGGTGACGGTCCTCCTCGACGGCAGGGCCTCCACCGGGCAACGGGCCCGCGACGCCCGGAAGTTCGACCTGGCCCGGCTGGCCGTGGACGGCGCGGGCCCCGGCGCCTTCGCGCTGGAACCGGCGGGCGCGCCGCGGACCGGGGAGCACGGCTACGCGTCCGACGACTTCGTGGTCCACTGCACGTCGGGCTCGACCGGCCGGCCCAAGGGCATCGTGATGAGTCAGGCCGCGGTCCTGGCGAGGGTCCGGCTGTGGGCCGGCGAGACGGAACTGGTCCCGGCCGACGTGGTGCTGTGCGCCCTGCCCCTGTGGCACTGCCACGGCATCGACGTCCTGACCCTGCCGGCCCTCCTGACCGGTGCCACCGTCGTGTTCGCGCACGGCGGCCGGCTCACCGGCCGGGGTCTGGCCCGGTGCGTCCAGCGCCACGCGATCACGGTGATGAGCGGGCTGCCCGTCATGTACCGGATGCTCACCGAGGCGCGGGGCGTACCCGCCACGGCGCTCGGCTCGCTGCGGCTCGCCGTCTCCGGCAGCGCACCCCTGGCCACGGACACCCAGGAGAGCTTCCTCGGCCACTACGGCCTGCCCCTGCGCCAGGTGTACGGCCTCTCGGAGATCGCCGTCATCTGCTTCGACCGGGACTACGCCGGCAACGGTTCCATCGGAAGGCCCATCGCCGGTGTGGAGTACCGCCTCGACCCGGTGCGTTCCCCGGAGGCGGCGGCCGGTCCCGCCTACGAGCTCTCCGTACGGGGCCCCGCGCTGGCCCGGGGCTACTACCGCGACGCCGAGGCCACCGCCGAGATGTTCGAGGACGGATGGCTGCGCACCCGCGACCTCGTCCGGGTCGAGCCGGAGGGCTGGTACGTGCTCGGCCGGCACGCCGCCTTCATCAACGTGGCCGGGGAGAAGGTCGGTCCGCTCGAGGTCGAGGACGCCCTGCGCGCCTGCCCCGGGGTGCTCGACTGCGCCGTCGTCGGCGTCCCGGACCTCCGGACCACCGAACGCGTCGCCGCGCTGCTCGTCACCGGCCCGGAGTTCGATCCGGACGCGACGCGCCGGCGGCTCGGTGAGCGCCTGCGCTCCTGCCAACTGCCCCAGAGGTACGAGTTCGCCGCGGCGCTGCCGCGGACGGCGCTCGGCAAGACGGACTACGCCGCGGTGCGTGAGCTCCTGGACACGGAAGAGAGGGATGCCACGTGA
- a CDS encoding flavin reductase family protein, with translation MSTTGVEPATVTAAELRAAARCLPAGVTVVTSGRGASVLGMTVSSFTTLSLTPPLASFSVKEGARIRGLIEESGAFVVNVLAADQDRAARWFADPDRPTGTGGFAEGSGPADTPSAGGFVLAGAIGYFTCRLVRFVEAGDHAIAIGAVERCGTLRDAPPLVFEGGAFRTLRPVAPD, from the coding sequence GTGAGCACCACGGGTGTCGAACCGGCCACGGTCACCGCGGCCGAACTGCGCGCCGCCGCCCGCTGTCTGCCCGCCGGGGTGACGGTGGTGACCAGCGGGCGGGGCGCCTCGGTGCTCGGCATGACGGTGAGCTCCTTCACCACGCTGTCGCTCACCCCGCCCCTCGCGTCGTTCTCCGTCAAGGAGGGGGCCCGCATCCGTGGCCTCATCGAGGAGTCCGGTGCGTTCGTCGTCAACGTACTGGCGGCCGATCAGGACCGTGCGGCCCGGTGGTTCGCCGATCCCGACCGGCCCACGGGAACGGGCGGTTTCGCCGAGGGGAGCGGGCCGGCGGACACGCCGTCGGCCGGCGGGTTCGTCCTGGCCGGAGCCATCGGCTACTTCACGTGCCGCCTCGTGCGGTTCGTCGAGGCGGGGGACCACGCCATCGCGATCGGCGCGGTGGAGCGCTGCGGAACGCTCCGGGACGCACCGCCCCTGGTGTTCGAGGGCGGCGCCTTCCGCACCCTGAGGCCCGTCGCGCCGGACTGA